The nucleotide window CACGCGGAGGGAGGCCGGGCGCTGCTTCCACTGCGGCCGCTGTACCGGCTGCGACCTCTGCCGGCTCATGCGCCCCGAGGTCGTGGCGATTGCCGCTCCGGCACCGCGTCACTTCCAGATCGATCTCGCGTTCTGCAAGCGCTGCGGTATCTGCCTCTGGGCCTGCCCGCGCGGGGTGATGACGGCCGATGGGAACGTTGTC belongs to Candidatus Rokuibacteriota bacterium and includes:
- a CDS encoding 4Fe-4S binding protein, giving the protein MTVSAKAHLPLPVTPVFREHPAGSLVTDDITYSEFRRQARAPRQGTSRGPTRSFDEVNPGLSLQDTRREAGRCFHCGRCTGCDLCRLMRPEVVAIAAPAPRHFQIDLAFCKRCGICLWACPRGVMTADGNVVAS